One region of Salvia miltiorrhiza cultivar Shanhuang (shh) chromosome 3, IMPLAD_Smil_shh, whole genome shotgun sequence genomic DNA includes:
- the LOC131014161 gene encoding cytochrome P450 94A2-like, with the protein MVDLQFSTLLFLSISMAFPLILIFLLKNPNPNSAAKTYPVVGSILTIWKNKERRVQWISDMIISTPTLTFTLHRPLGYRQMFTANAANVQHILKNHFYNYPKGATFRTILSDFLGDGIFNADGDTWKFQRQLASHQFNTRSLRKFVETVVDSELSDRLVPTLAIAASSAAAVDLQDILQRFAFDNICRIAFGYDPAYLLPSLPEVEFAVVFDEALHLISERFNSNIPFLWKMKRALGVGKEKQLREKVGEIREFAKRITREKKEELRRKSSLESEDLLSRFLSSGNSDEDFVTDVVVCFILAGRDTTSAALTWFFWLLSSHPEVEEEILREIKQGRESDDGGSYDEVKSMVYTHAALCEAMRLYPPVPVSTKSASCDDVLPDGTVVKKGTRISYHPYAMGRVEKVWGPDWAEFRPLRWLEHAGGKWSFVGRDPYTYPVFQAGPRICLGKDMAFLQMKRVAAGILRRFRVLPAEESVAPVYVSDFTSKMKGGFMVRIQERGEP; encoded by the coding sequence atggtgGATCTCCAGTTCTCAACTCTCCTCTTCCTCTCCATCTCCATGGCATTCCCACTCATTCTGATCTTCCTCCTcaaaaaccctaaccctaactcCGCCGCAAAAACCTACCCGGTGGTGGGGTCCATCCTGACCATATGGAAGAACAAGGAGCGGCGCGTGCAGTGGATCTCCGACATGATCATCTCCACGCCGACGCTCACCTTCACGCTCCACCGGCCCCTTGGTTACCGGCAGATGTTCACGGCCAACGCCGCCAATGTCCAGCACATCCTCAAAAACCACTTCTACAACTACCCCAAGGGCGCCACCTTCCGCACCATCCTCTCCGACTTCCTCGGCGACGGCATCTTCAACGCCGACGGCGACACCTGGAAATTCCAGCGCCAGCTCGCCAGCCACCAGTTCAACACCAGGTCCCTCCGCAAATTCGTCGAGACCGTCGTCGACAGCGAATTATCCGACCGACTGGTCCCCACCCTCGCAATCGCCGCCTCCAGCGCCGCCGCCGTTGATTTGCAGGACATTCTCCAGAGGTTCGCGTTCGACAACATTTGCCGGATCGCCTTCGGGTACGATCCGGCGTACCTGCTGCCGTCGTTGCCGGAGGTGGAATTCGCGGTGGTGTTCGACGAGGCGCTCCACCTCATCAGCGAGAGGTTCAATTCCAACATTCCTTTCCTGTGGAAGATGAAGCGCGCCCTAGGCGTCGGGAAGGAGAAGCAGCTGAGGGAGAAGGTCGGCGAGATCCGCGAATTCGCCAAGAGGATCACGAGGGAGAAGAAGGAGGAGCTGCGGCGGAAATCGTCGCTGGAATCGGAGGATCTCCTGTCGAGATTCCTGAGCTCCGGCAACTCCGACGAGGACTTTGTGACCGACGTGGTGGTCTGCTTCATCCTGGCCGGAAGAGACACGACGTCGGCGGCGCTGACGTGGTTCTTCTGGCTGCTGTCGAGCCACCCGGAGGTTGAGGAGGAGATACTCCGAGAGATAAAGCAGGGGAGGGAGTCCGACGACGGCGGCAGCTACGACGAGGTGAAGAGCATGGTGTACACACACGCGGCGCTCTGCGAGGCCATGAGGCTGTATCCGCCGGTGCCGGTCAGTACCAAATCGGCCTCATGCGACGACGTTTTACCCGACGGCACGGTGGTCAAGAAGGGGACGAGGATAAGCTACCACCCCTACGCCATGGGGCGGGTGGAGAAGGTGTGGGGCCCCGATTGGGCGGAGTTTCGCCCCCTGCGGTGGCTCGAGCATGCCGGCGGCAAGTGGAGCTTCGTCGGCCGGGATCCCTACACTTATCCGGTGTTTCAGGCGGGGCCCAGGATTTGCCTGGGGAAGGATATGGCGTTCCTGCAGATGAAGAGGGTGGCTGCCGGAATCCTGCGGCGGTTCAGGGTGCTGCCGGCGGAGGAAAGCGTGGCGCCGGTGTATGTCTCGGATTTTACTTCGAAGATGAAAGGGGGGTTCATGGTGAGGATTCAAGAGAGGGGTGAGCCTtga